CGGGGATCCTCGCGTCGTAGGCCTCCCGCAGCAGGTGGACGCCCAGCACGGGGTCGCGGCCGTCCTCGTCGAGGCCGAAGTTCCAGCTCTCCTCGCCGTGGGTGGGCGCCGCCAGGCCCATCGAGATGACCTCCTCGAGGCCCAGCAGCTGGCGCACGATGATCGCCCGCGTCGCCCAGGGGCAGGCCTTGGCGGCGACCAGCCGGTAGCGCCCGGGCTCGACCTTCCACCCGTCCTGGCCGTCCTGGGTGATCCGGTCGGGGATGTAGGTCATGTCGCGGTTGAAGTCGTCCTTCTCGACGTACGGCATACCTACATGGTTGCCGCTTCAACCAAATCTCAAACCTGCGGGAAGCTGCGGGCGAGCTCCAGCACCCGGTCGTTGGCCTCGGTCTCACCGACGGAGACCCGCGCCCCCTCGCCCGCGAAGGGCCGCACCACGATCCCGAGGTCGTCGGCAGCGGCGGCGAAGTCGAGGGTGCGGTCGCCGAGCTCGAACCAGACGAAGTTGCCCTGCGGCTCGGGCACCTCCCAGCCCAGCGACCGCAGCCCGTCGAAGACCCGCGTGCGCTCTGCCACCAGCGCGTCGACCCGCTCCAGCAGGGCGTCCTCGGCGGCGAGCGAGGCGACGGCGGCGGCCTGGGCGACGCTGGAGACGCCGAAGGGCAGCGACACGGCGCGCAAGGCGGTGGCGATCGGCTCCGGTCCGACGGCGTACCCGACCCGGAAGCCGGCCAGCCCGTAGGCCTTGGAGAAGGTGCGGGTGACCAGGACGTTGTCGCGGCCCCGCATCGTCGCCAACCCGTCGACCGGGTCGGCCATCCGGACGAACTCGACGTAGGCCTCGTCGACGACCACGAGCACGTGGGGAGGGACCCGCGCGAGGAACGCGTCGAGCTCGGCCTGCGTGACCGCCGGACCGGTGGGGTTGTTGGGGGTGCAGACCAGCACCACCTTGGTGCGGTCGGTGATGGCCGCCGCCATGCCGTCGAGGTCGTGGCGCCCGTCGGGGAGCACCGGCACCCGCACGGACGACGCCCCCGCCGCCGTGACCGCGATCGGGTAGGCCTCGAAGGAACGCCACGCGTAGACGACCTCGTCGCCGGGGTCGCAGTAGGCCTGCACCAGCTGGTAGATCAGCGCCACCGAGCCGGTGGCGAGCGACAGCTGCTCCGCCGGCACGTCGAACCGGCTCGACAGCGCCTCGTAAAGCTCGGTGTTGCCCATGTCGGGGTAGCGGTTCATCCGCGACGCCGCGGCGTAGGCGGCCTCGACCACCCCGGGGAGCGGCGGGAAGGGGTTCTCGTTGGAGGAGAGCTTGTAGACCGTCAGGCCCTCGCGCGGCCGCGGCGGCTTGCCGGCGACGTACGCCGGGATGGCGGCGACGTTGGAACGGGGCTGGGGCCGGGTGCGCTCGCTCATGCCCGGGAGGCTATCGCCGCCGCCACGGCCGCAGCAGGGCGGTCAGGATCAGCCCGACGGAGAACCCGAGCAGCGCACCGGTCACGTTGTCGACCAGGTCGGTGACGTCGCACGCCCGGTCGATCCGCGCCAGCTCGAGCTGCAGCAGCTCGATCGCGAGCGAGTAGAGGCCGAGCCAGATCAGCCCCAGCGGTGCCGCCACCCAGCCGATCCGCCACCGGGCCGCCGCCACGACCAGCAGCGCCCCCGCCGGGACGAAGAGCGCGGTGTTGAGCAGCCGCTGACCTCCGGAGAGGATCCAGAACCCGTCCGGGGCCGGGCCGCCGTAGTCCAGCGAGCAGGTCTCCGACCGCGACTCGGCGGGGACGGCCAGGTCGATGCCGGCCAGCGGCACCAGGGTCACCAGGGCGATGACGGTGAGCCACCAGAAGAAGCCGCACGAGGCCGCGGCAGTCACCCAGCCGAGCCGACGACGGAGCGCCACCGCCAGGGCGGCGAAGAACACGAACGACACGGCCGCACCCGCGACCATGCTCTCCGTGCCTCCGACCCAGTCCACGTGTCCGCAGGGTAGCCGCCGCCCGGGTACGGCAGGTCGACCCGCGCAGGGTCAGGCCACGTCGCGCCCGTCGGCGGTGATCGGGTGGTCCTCGTTGATCGCCTCGACGGCGAGGGTGAGCTCGTGCTCCTCGGGCCGCCGGTCGAGGTGGACGCCCGCGATCATGCACCGGACCGACCCGCCGGCCAGCTCGATCGTCGGGATGTCGATCGCGACGATCTCGCAGGACTCCTCGATCGCCGCGACCTGGTCGGGGCGCAGGCTCCGGCGGGCCCGGCCCGACATGACCATCACGTAGCGGCGCCGCCCCTCCGGCGTACGGCCGCAGAGCTCCACGGCGTTGCCGGCGAACTCGCGGACCTGCTCCTCGGTGAGCTCGACGACCCGGCGTCCGTTGACCGAGAGCCGCTCGCGGACCTGCTCGCGGCGGTACTTGTCGGGGATCATGTCGAGGGCGAAGAGGGCCACGTCGGTGCCGACGCACGCCATCACGTTGGTGTGGTAGACCGGCACGCCGCCGGTGTCGACCGCCTCGAAGGCCATCGGCTCGTAGTTGAAGTCGCTGCAGAACCGCTCGAGGACGTGGGTGTCGGCGCGGTGGCTGACGGCCGTGTAGGCGACGCGCGACATGTGGTCGAGGACCATCGCGCCGGTGCCCTCGAGGAAGATGCCGTCGGGCTCGAGCCCGGAGTAGTCGATGATCGTCTGCACCCGGTACTGCGACTTCAGCATCTCGAGGATGTCGGCGCGGCGCTCGTGACGCCGGTTGGAGGCGTACATCGGGTAGACCGCGACGTACCCGCCGGCATGGGTGGACAGCCAGTTGTTGGGGAAGACGCTGTCGGGGCGGGTGTGGTCCTCGTCGGCGAAGACGTGGACGGTGACGCCGGCCTCGCGGAGGGCCTCGGCGACGGCGTCCATCTCGGCCAGCGCGCGGGTGGAGACGAGCTCGTCGGCCAGCCCCGCGGGCACGTCGCTCTGGAAGGCGTTGTCGGCCGCGGTGTGGGGGTTGGGCAGGAATTTGTCCGCGCGGATCAGGACCACGGCGGACGGGGCTTGCGCACTCACGACGAGACTGTAGGACACCCGCCGGGCACCCTGGAAATCAGCCGCGCGACCCTGCTCACGGGGGGCCTAGGGTGGGGCGCATGAGGCTGCTCACCTGGCTGGTCACCAACGTCCTGGCCGTGGCGGCGGCAGCGTGGCTCGTGGACGGCATCCGCTTCGCCGGGCCGCGGAACTGGCCCGCGGAGCTCGAGGAGAAGTGGCTCACCGTGGTCGCCGTGGGGGTGATCCTCGGCCTGGTCTCGAGCGTCGTGAAGCCCGTCGTCAAGCTGCTGTCCCTTCCCTTCATCGTGCTGACCCTCGGGCTGTTCCTGTGGGTGATCAACGCCCTGATGCTGATGCTCACCAGCTGGCTCGCCGGCGAGCTGGGGCTCGGGTTCCGGGTCGTCGACTTCTTCTGGGCGGCCCTGCTGGGCGCCGTGGTGATCAGCGTCGTCAACTGGGCGGTCGACCGCGTGCTGGAGCGGCCCTGATGCTGCCGCCGCCCCGCGAGCCCGGGCGCTACCGGATCTCCCTGGTCTGCCTGGGCAACATCTGCCGCTCCCCCATGGCCCACGTCGTGCTGGAGCGCCGGCTCGCCGAGGCCGGTCTGACCGACCGGGTGGAGGTCAGCAGCTCCGGCACCGGTGACTGGCACGTCGGGAAGCCCATGGACGAGCGGGCCGCAGCCACGCTCGCCGGCGCCGGCTACGACGGCAGCGCCCACCGGGCCAGCTCCTGGGACCCCGGCCGTCCCGCCGACCTGGTGCTGGCGATGGACGCCGCCAACCTCCGGGACGTGGGCGGCCGCGACGAGCGCACCTGGCTCTTCGGCGACCTCGATCCGGTCGAGCCGGGCGCCGAGGTGCCCGACCCGTACTACGGTGGGCCCTCAGGGTTCGAGGAGGTGCTGCGCATGGTCGAGCGCACCAGCGCGTCACTGGTGTCCGTTCTCGAGCAGGAGCTCGCCGCGACATGACCCGGCTGCCGCTGATCGCGCGACGGGCCGAGGAGCTGCTGGGGTCGTCGGTGATCGCGACCGCCCCCGTCGCCGGTGGCGACATCTCCACGGCGACCCGGATCCGGCTGAGCGACGGCACCACGGCGCTCGTCAAGACCCACCACAACGCCCCGGAGGGGTTCTTCGACGCCGAGGCGCGCGGGCTGTCGTGGTTGCGAGAGGCCAGCGCGCAAGGCGGCGCCGCCGTGCCCGACGTCCTCGGCCACGACCACGAGTGCCTGATCCTGCGCTGGGTCGAGCCCGGCAAGAACACCGTCGACGCGGCGGCCGCGCTCGGCGAGGCGCTGGCGGCGACGCACCGCGCCGGCGCCGACGGCTTCGGTGCCGAGCAGGACGGCTTCATCGGCCGGCTGCCCCTGCCCAACCGCACCGCGCCGACCTGGCCGGAGTTCTACGCGACGCGGCGCGTGCTGCCCTACCTCAAGCTCGCCCGCGACCGGGGTGCGGCCTCGGAGGAGGACGCCCGGGCCATCGAGGGGGTGCTCGGGAGGCTCGGCGACCTCGTCCCCGAGGAGCCACCCTCGCGCGTCCACGGTGACCTCTGGAACGGCAACGTGCTCTGGGGTCTCGACGGCGAGTGCCGCCTCATCGACCCCGCGGCCCACGGCGGCCACCGCGAGACCGACCTGGCGATGCTGCTGCTCTTCGGCCTCCCCCACCTGCAGCGGGTCCTCGACTCCTACGAGGAGGCTCACCCGCTGGCCGAGGGGTGGCGCGACCGGGTCGGCCTCCACCAGCTGTTCCCGCTGCTGGTCCACGCCTGCCTCTTCGGCGGCGGGTACGCCGCCCGCTCCGCCGACGCCGCGCGCGCGTTCGCGTGATCTGCTCTCAGTGACCGCTCAGGCGTTGCTGGCACAGTAGGCGCGTGAACCCGTCCGCCCGCCCCCGCGTCCTCGTCGTCGACGACGACAAGGCGGTGCGGGAGTCGCTGCGGCGATCCCTGGAGTTCAACGGGTTCGACGTCTCCCTGGCCGCCGACGGCGCCGAGGCGCTGGCCGGCATCGCGACCGCGCAGCCCGACGTCGTGATCATGGACGTGATGATGCCGCGCCTCGACGGGGTCGAGGCCACGCGCGCGATGCGGGCCGTGGGGCACGACCTGCCGATCCTGGTGCTGACCGCGCGCGACGCCGTCGGAGACCGCGTCGAGGGGCTGGACGCCGGCGCCGACGACTACCTCACCAAGCCGTTCGCGCTGGCAGAGCTGCTGGCCCGGCTGCGCGCGCTGCTGCGCCGGGTCGTGCCCGAGGACGAGCCCGACGAGGTGCTCACCTTCGCCGACCTGTCGATGGACATCGCGACCCGCGAGGTGCGCCGTGGCGAGCGCACCATCGAGCTGACGCGCACGGAGTTCACGCTGCTGGAGCTCTTCCTGCGGCGGCCGCGGCGCGTCCTCGAACGCTCCTTCATCCTCGAGGAGGTCTGGGGGTACGACTTCCCGA
The genomic region above belongs to Nocardioides coralli and contains:
- the hisC gene encoding histidinol-phosphate transaminase; its protein translation is MSERTRPQPRSNVAAIPAYVAGKPPRPREGLTVYKLSSNENPFPPLPGVVEAAYAAASRMNRYPDMGNTELYEALSSRFDVPAEQLSLATGSVALIYQLVQAYCDPGDEVVYAWRSFEAYPIAVTAAGASSVRVPVLPDGRHDLDGMAAAITDRTKVVLVCTPNNPTGPAVTQAELDAFLARVPPHVLVVVDEAYVEFVRMADPVDGLATMRGRDNVLVTRTFSKAYGLAGFRVGYAVGPEPIATALRAVSLPFGVSSVAQAAAVASLAAEDALLERVDALVAERTRVFDGLRSLGWEVPEPQGNFVWFELGDRTLDFAAAADDLGIVVRPFAGEGARVSVGETEANDRVLELARSFPQV
- a CDS encoding VanZ family protein, with the translated sequence MDWVGGTESMVAGAAVSFVFFAALAVALRRRLGWVTAAASCGFFWWLTVIALVTLVPLAGIDLAVPAESRSETCSLDYGGPAPDGFWILSGGQRLLNTALFVPAGALLVVAAARWRIGWVAAPLGLIWLGLYSLAIELLQLELARIDRACDVTDLVDNVTGALLGFSVGLILTALLRPWRRR
- the ctlX gene encoding citrulline utilization hydrolase CtlX, producing MSAQAPSAVVLIRADKFLPNPHTAADNAFQSDVPAGLADELVSTRALAEMDAVAEALREAGVTVHVFADEDHTRPDSVFPNNWLSTHAGGYVAVYPMYASNRRHERRADILEMLKSQYRVQTIIDYSGLEPDGIFLEGTGAMVLDHMSRVAYTAVSHRADTHVLERFCSDFNYEPMAFEAVDTGGVPVYHTNVMACVGTDVALFALDMIPDKYRREQVRERLSVNGRRVVELTEEQVREFAGNAVELCGRTPEGRRRYVMVMSGRARRSLRPDQVAAIEESCEIVAIDIPTIELAGGSVRCMIAGVHLDRRPEEHELTLAVEAINEDHPITADGRDVA
- a CDS encoding phage holin family protein, whose translation is MRLLTWLVTNVLAVAAAAWLVDGIRFAGPRNWPAELEEKWLTVVAVGVILGLVSSVVKPVVKLLSLPFIVLTLGLFLWVINALMLMLTSWLAGELGLGFRVVDFFWAALLGAVVISVVNWAVDRVLERP
- a CDS encoding low molecular weight protein-tyrosine-phosphatase: MLPPPREPGRYRISLVCLGNICRSPMAHVVLERRLAEAGLTDRVEVSSSGTGDWHVGKPMDERAAATLAGAGYDGSAHRASSWDPGRPADLVLAMDAANLRDVGGRDERTWLFGDLDPVEPGAEVPDPYYGGPSGFEEVLRMVERTSASLVSVLEQELAAT
- a CDS encoding fructosamine kinase family protein → MTRLPLIARRAEELLGSSVIATAPVAGGDISTATRIRLSDGTTALVKTHHNAPEGFFDAEARGLSWLREASAQGGAAVPDVLGHDHECLILRWVEPGKNTVDAAAALGEALAATHRAGADGFGAEQDGFIGRLPLPNRTAPTWPEFYATRRVLPYLKLARDRGAASEEDARAIEGVLGRLGDLVPEEPPSRVHGDLWNGNVLWGLDGECRLIDPAAHGGHRETDLAMLLLFGLPHLQRVLDSYEEAHPLAEGWRDRVGLHQLFPLLVHACLFGGGYAARSADAARAFA
- a CDS encoding response regulator transcription factor, which produces MNPSARPRVLVVDDDKAVRESLRRSLEFNGFDVSLAADGAEALAGIATAQPDVVIMDVMMPRLDGVEATRAMRAVGHDLPILVLTARDAVGDRVEGLDAGADDYLTKPFALAELLARLRALLRRVVPEDEPDEVLTFADLSMDIATREVRRGERTIELTRTEFTLLELFLRRPRRVLERSFILEEVWGYDFPTTANSLEVYVGYLRRKTEAEGEPRLIHTVRGVGYVLKAP